A single Numenius arquata chromosome 1, bNumArq3.hap1.1, whole genome shotgun sequence DNA region contains:
- the TBX19 gene encoding T-box transcription factor TBX19 isoform X2: protein MADLGCKKPSDCTVSRLLSVVESELRAGRDKGDPTEKQLQVVLEDATLWQRFREVTNEMIVTKNGRRMFPVLKISVSGLDPNAMYSFLLDFAPTDSHRWKYVNGEWVPAGKPEPPNHSCVYIHPDSPNFGAHWMKAAISFSKVKLTNKLNGSGQIMLNSLHKYEPQVHIVRVGGPHRMVMNCSFPETQFIAVTAYQNEEITALKIKYNPFAKAFLDAKERNNPKDAPETVSEGQHMTYSHLGGWLISNPDTMCASGSSNYQYTGPLPLPAPHTPHSCERYSALRGHRAAPYPPSYMQRNHSPTVNLLESPSNNLQVFSGHDSWTLPSSPHANLLSVPHTKGAASPGPSHYPCLWTVSNSAVNVANPGSEVNSSPSSMFLRGNVPLPTAPSVQIPLQGTVSGSMETQGESALARLADSAWTSSHSF from the exons ATGGCAGACCTGGGCTGCAAAAAGCCCAGTGACTGCACTGTCTCCAGGCTGCTCAGCGTAGTGGAGAGCGAACTCCGGGCTGGGAGAGACAAAGGCGACCCCACTGAGAAACAGCTCCAGGTTGTCTTAGAGGATGCGACACTCTGGCAGAGATTCAGGGAAGTCACTAATGAGATGATCGTGACCAAGAACGGCAG GCGCATGTTCCCTGTTTTGAAGATCAGCGTGTCAGGCTTGGACCCAAATGCCATGTATTCCTTCCTGCTGGACTTCGCCCCAACTGATAGCCACCGCTGGAAGTACGTCAATGGAGAATGGGTGCCAGCTGGGAAACCAGAGCCACCAAACCACAGCTGCGTTTACATCCACCCAGACTCTCCCAACTTTGGGGCCCATTGGATGAAAGCTGCCATTTCCTTCAGCAAAGTCAAACTTACCAACAAGCTCAACGGGAGTGGGCAG ataATGTTGAACTCCCTGCATAAATACGAGCCCCAGGTACACATAGTTCGCGTAGGAGGCCCCCACCGGATGGTGATGAACTGTTCCTTCCCTGAGACACAATTCATAGCTGTGACTGCTTATCAAAATGAAGAG ATAACAGCTCTCAAAATCAAGTATAATCCCTTTGccaaagccttcctggatgcgaAAGAAAG AAACAATCCCAAGGACGCTCCAGAAACAGTCTCTGAAGGTCAACATATGACATATTCTCACT TGGGTGGCTGGTTGATTTCCAACCCAGATACAATGTGTGCATCAGGAAGCTCCAATTATCAGTACACTGGGCCTTTGCCTCTGCCAGCTCCACACACTCCCCACAGCTGTGAGCGATATTCAGCACTGCGAGGGCATCGGGCTGCTCCATACCCACCTTCCTACATGCAGAGAAATCATTCACCTACAG tTAATTTGTTGGAGAGCCCCAGCAATAATCTTCAGGTATTTTCAGGACACGACAGCTGGACTTTGCCATCTTCTCCACATGCTAATTTGCTCTCAGTGCCACACACAaagggagctgccagccctggaCCCAG CCACTACCCTTGCCTGTGGACAGTGAGCAACAGTGCTGTAAATGTTGCCAACCCAGGAAGCGAGGTGAACAGCAGCCCTTCAAGCATGTTTCTAAGGGGTAATGTCCCCTTACCCACTGCACCATCAGTCCAAATCCCTCTGCAGGGAACGGTGTCTGGCAGCATGGAAACACAAGGGGAAAGTGCTCTAGCCAGACTGGCCGACTCTGCGTGGACATCCTCACACTCTTTTTAA
- the TBX19 gene encoding T-box transcription factor TBX19 isoform X1 has product MADLGCKKPSDCTVSRLLSVVESELRAGRDKGDPTEKQLQVVLEDATLWQRFREVTNEMIVTKNGRRMFPVLKISVSGLDPNAMYSFLLDFAPTDSHRWKYVNGEWVPAGKPEPPNHSCVYIHPDSPNFGAHWMKAAISFSKVKLTNKLNGSGQIMLNSLHKYEPQVHIVRVGGPHRMVMNCSFPETQFIAVTAYQNEEITALKIKYNPFAKAFLDAKERNNPKDAPETVSEGQHMTYSHSPHTPHSCERYSALRGHRAAPYPPSYMQRNHSPTVNLLESPSNNLQVFSGHDSWTLPSSPHANLLSVPHTKGAASPGPSHYPCLWTVSNSAVNVANPGSEVNSSPSSMFLRGNVPLPTAPSVQIPLQGTVSGSMETQGESALARLADSAWTSSHSF; this is encoded by the exons ATGGCAGACCTGGGCTGCAAAAAGCCCAGTGACTGCACTGTCTCCAGGCTGCTCAGCGTAGTGGAGAGCGAACTCCGGGCTGGGAGAGACAAAGGCGACCCCACTGAGAAACAGCTCCAGGTTGTCTTAGAGGATGCGACACTCTGGCAGAGATTCAGGGAAGTCACTAATGAGATGATCGTGACCAAGAACGGCAG GCGCATGTTCCCTGTTTTGAAGATCAGCGTGTCAGGCTTGGACCCAAATGCCATGTATTCCTTCCTGCTGGACTTCGCCCCAACTGATAGCCACCGCTGGAAGTACGTCAATGGAGAATGGGTGCCAGCTGGGAAACCAGAGCCACCAAACCACAGCTGCGTTTACATCCACCCAGACTCTCCCAACTTTGGGGCCCATTGGATGAAAGCTGCCATTTCCTTCAGCAAAGTCAAACTTACCAACAAGCTCAACGGGAGTGGGCAG ataATGTTGAACTCCCTGCATAAATACGAGCCCCAGGTACACATAGTTCGCGTAGGAGGCCCCCACCGGATGGTGATGAACTGTTCCTTCCCTGAGACACAATTCATAGCTGTGACTGCTTATCAAAATGAAGAG ATAACAGCTCTCAAAATCAAGTATAATCCCTTTGccaaagccttcctggatgcgaAAGAAAG AAACAATCCCAAGGACGCTCCAGAAACAGTCTCTGAAGGTCAACATATGACATATTCTCACT CTCCACACACTCCCCACAGCTGTGAGCGATATTCAGCACTGCGAGGGCATCGGGCTGCTCCATACCCACCTTCCTACATGCAGAGAAATCATTCACCTACAG tTAATTTGTTGGAGAGCCCCAGCAATAATCTTCAGGTATTTTCAGGACACGACAGCTGGACTTTGCCATCTTCTCCACATGCTAATTTGCTCTCAGTGCCACACACAaagggagctgccagccctggaCCCAG CCACTACCCTTGCCTGTGGACAGTGAGCAACAGTGCTGTAAATGTTGCCAACCCAGGAAGCGAGGTGAACAGCAGCCCTTCAAGCATGTTTCTAAGGGGTAATGTCCCCTTACCCACTGCACCATCAGTCCAAATCCCTCTGCAGGGAACGGTGTCTGGCAGCATGGAAACACAAGGGGAAAGTGCTCTAGCCAGACTGGCCGACTCTGCGTGGACATCCTCACACTCTTTTTAA